The following coding sequences are from one Halobacteriovorax sp. JY17 window:
- a CDS encoding response regulator yields MRDNEIMEHKILMVDDSEEMHELYKKIIEKMNAKNFGMQFSLEHCFQGEVGVLKVREAYRNKDPYSLVIMDIRMPPGIDGIQTIKHIREEYPQTEFIVCTAFQQYSWEDYLEIFGPTDKILYINKPYNKTTMKQLTLYVCSKNPIKSSV; encoded by the coding sequence ATGAGAGACAATGAAATAATGGAGCACAAAATATTAATGGTTGATGACTCGGAAGAGATGCATGAGCTGTATAAGAAAATTATTGAAAAAATGAATGCTAAGAATTTTGGAATGCAATTCTCACTAGAGCATTGTTTCCAAGGTGAGGTAGGAGTTTTAAAAGTAAGAGAAGCTTACCGCAATAAAGATCCGTATTCGTTAGTGATTATGGATATTCGCATGCCTCCTGGCATTGATGGAATTCAAACCATTAAGCATATTCGAGAAGAGTATCCACAAACTGAGTTTATTGTCTGTACAGCTTTCCAGCAATATTCCTGGGAAGATTATTTAGAAATCTTTGGCCCCACAGATAAAATTCTCTATATCAATAAGCCATATAATAAGACTACGATGAAACAATTGACTCTCTATGTCTGCTCAAAGAATCCTATTAAAAGCTCGGTCTAA
- a CDS encoding nitroreductase family protein codes for MSNDIFSEVADTGYREELESINSEEFFKVLKSRRSVRVYKDEPVKEEDMQKILDAAVLAPNSSNLQPWEFYWVKNATKKAELVKACLSQPAAATAPELIVCIARTDTWRENAKTMLEFLNKKEGVPAAAKSYYEKLVPLAYSQGPLGVFGLIKRLAIFITGFKKVTPREPVSKSQMITWATKSTALGCENIMLAARALGYDSCPMEGADSKRIKNILHLGSGAHFVMVISIGKRDDKGVYGEQIRFDRSHFVKILE; via the coding sequence ATGAGCAATGACATATTTTCAGAGGTGGCCGATACTGGTTACAGGGAAGAATTAGAGAGCATTAATAGCGAAGAATTCTTTAAGGTTCTAAAAAGCAGAAGAAGTGTAAGGGTCTATAAGGACGAGCCTGTAAAAGAGGAAGATATGCAGAAGATCTTAGATGCTGCTGTCTTGGCACCTAATTCTTCTAATCTTCAGCCATGGGAGTTTTATTGGGTGAAGAATGCGACGAAGAAGGCAGAGCTGGTAAAAGCCTGTCTTTCTCAACCGGCAGCAGCTACTGCTCCTGAGTTAATTGTTTGTATAGCGAGAACTGATACGTGGAGAGAGAACGCAAAGACAATGCTTGAGTTCTTAAATAAGAAAGAGGGAGTTCCTGCAGCCGCTAAGTCATATTATGAGAAGTTGGTTCCATTGGCCTACTCTCAAGGACCTCTTGGAGTTTTTGGGCTTATTAAGAGGCTTGCAATTTTTATCACAGGTTTTAAGAAAGTGACTCCAAGAGAGCCTGTTTCTAAATCTCAGATGATAACTTGGGCAACTAAGTCCACCGCCCTTGGGTGCGAAAATATTATGCTCGCAGCTAGAGCTCTTGGATATGACTCTTGTCCAATGGAAGGAGCAGACTCTAAGAGAATTAAGAATATTCTTCACCTTGGAAGTGGCGCCCACTTTGTTATGGTGATTAGTATTGGAAAGAGAGATGATAAGGGAGTTTATGGTGAGCAGATTCGCTTTGATAGAAGTCATTTTGTAAAAATTCTCGAATAA
- a CDS encoding CocE/NonD family hydrolase codes for MVCILLLLMGSTYNKGVDMRKTSFLLLFILASFYSCSKKEKSYEYTKVVSEIEFLNQQQLKQSSTLSSGEQFSLNTKKISSGEKSLNLSDNLCLLINKKQLDNPFEFEKYFSKNIKFNDFKSYTNQITQLSNHCYSSEIIMDHYPISIIKLNLAGDNSLYAFFRVDKEKLIQSYYFLSAVGLNITHELVRMSDGEEISSITFSNPNVKRGTFFIKTPYLHTSSFGYYINSVNSLMKMNMNVVIQSNRGSHASTGNFKWLHEKNIEDSKETIEWITKQKFSNGAVISYGVSYDGYNALAAAASNARGLISAVACSAPSNAETDSFTAGKTVESRLLDYIAERENPDQLSLYDEKFSYLFSKNTPFEDYDNLLYGRDIADWTDLTNARENGELSEYFKERSILEELKESHIPIFHIAGTDNDQDGRDTVLAFEALRNDSINPKNHFLYLHHQGHGCGGFFEKEFAFNFLQGKMKDLKSEYRDHSEIPTGSNNVEGDFRELTLTLGTEARPAILNNRLDIAEGKSLQFGGVLEEDLVVNGTLKLKFTAKSSLKKTAVIVSLFNTENGEWEVPHSMTYGISRTSIYFEDNSEGEYSLTLPPMFFKLNKGEAILISLSAAADSFVDFFVRERENYYEINADAGFIEVLDSRVNLTLPVEVKKEKLEEA; via the coding sequence TTGGTATGTATTTTGCTCTTATTAATGGGAAGTACTTACAATAAAGGTGTCGACATGAGAAAAACAAGCTTTCTTCTTCTATTTATTCTTGCGAGTTTCTATTCTTGCTCTAAGAAAGAAAAGAGTTATGAGTATACAAAAGTCGTATCTGAGATTGAGTTCTTAAATCAACAACAGCTAAAACAGAGCTCTACTTTATCTTCTGGTGAGCAATTTAGTTTAAATACAAAGAAAATTTCAAGTGGTGAGAAATCGCTAAATCTATCCGATAATCTATGCCTCTTAATTAATAAGAAACAGCTTGATAATCCCTTTGAGTTTGAAAAATACTTTTCAAAGAATATTAAGTTCAATGATTTTAAGAGTTATACAAATCAGATTACACAATTATCAAATCACTGCTATTCTTCTGAAATTATTATGGACCACTATCCAATCAGCATTATTAAATTAAATTTAGCTGGTGATAATTCACTCTATGCCTTCTTTAGAGTAGATAAAGAAAAGCTTATTCAGTCTTACTACTTTCTTTCTGCAGTAGGTTTAAACATTACTCACGAATTAGTAAGAATGAGTGATGGTGAAGAAATTTCTTCAATTACTTTCAGTAATCCTAATGTAAAGAGAGGAACTTTCTTTATAAAGACTCCATATCTTCATACAAGTAGTTTTGGTTACTATATTAATTCTGTAAATAGTTTGATGAAAATGAATATGAATGTAGTCATCCAATCAAATAGAGGCTCTCATGCTTCGACAGGTAACTTTAAATGGCTTCACGAAAAGAATATTGAAGACTCAAAAGAGACAATTGAGTGGATCACTAAGCAGAAATTTTCTAATGGGGCCGTTATATCCTACGGTGTATCCTATGATGGCTATAATGCACTTGCTGCAGCAGCGAGTAATGCAAGAGGGCTTATTTCTGCAGTTGCTTGCAGTGCTCCCTCTAACGCTGAAACGGACTCTTTTACTGCAGGAAAGACTGTAGAGTCGAGATTATTAGACTATATTGCTGAGAGAGAAAATCCAGATCAACTTTCTCTCTACGATGAGAAATTCTCATATCTCTTTTCTAAGAATACTCCTTTTGAAGACTATGACAATCTTCTCTATGGTAGAGATATTGCAGATTGGACAGATTTAACTAATGCAAGAGAGAATGGAGAACTTAGCGAGTACTTTAAAGAAAGGTCTATTCTAGAGGAGCTTAAAGAGTCACATATTCCAATCTTTCATATTGCTGGAACAGATAACGATCAAGATGGGAGAGATACTGTCTTGGCCTTTGAAGCTCTAAGAAATGATTCGATAAATCCAAAGAATCACTTCCTATACTTACATCATCAGGGGCACGGTTGTGGTGGATTCTTTGAGAAAGAATTTGCATTTAATTTCTTGCAAGGAAAAATGAAAGATTTAAAGAGTGAGTACCGTGACCATTCAGAAATTCCAACTGGATCAAATAATGTTGAAGGAGATTTTAGAGAGTTAACTCTAACTCTGGGGACTGAAGCCCGTCCTGCTATTTTAAATAATAGGCTAGATATTGCTGAAGGTAAGTCTCTTCAATTTGGAGGGGTGCTTGAAGAGGATTTAGTCGTCAATGGAACTTTGAAATTAAAATTTACAGCAAAATCCTCTCTAAAGAAAACAGCTGTTATTGTTTCTCTCTTTAATACTGAAAATGGTGAGTGGGAAGTTCCTCATTCAATGACTTATGGAATTAGTCGAACTTCAATTTACTTCGAAGATAATAGTGAAGGGGAGTATTCTCTAACTCTTCCTCCAATGTTTTTTAAGCTTAATAAAGGCGAGGCTATTCTTATTAGTCTTTCTGCAGCAGCAGATAGTTTTGTAGATTTCTTTGTTCGTGAAAGAGAGAATTACTATGAGATAAATGCAGATGCTGGATTTATTGAGGTATTAGATTCAAGAGTGAATTTAACTCTTCCTGTAGAAGTAAAGAAAGAGAAGTTGGAAGAAGCCTAG
- a CDS encoding DUF4402 domain-containing protein, whose product MKVLILLLISISSYSKPIKVTQVQDLEFGILVQGDSSKIIPPNSNNPNSAVFDVTGDKNTSYSILLPTQMSISLNGSGSNPIIINNFKSVPAAGANGLLDKKGRQTIGIGATLTSINVTQPPGNYFGTFTVDVIY is encoded by the coding sequence ATGAAGGTATTGATACTTTTGCTTATTTCTATTAGTAGTTATTCAAAACCAATCAAAGTTACTCAAGTTCAAGACCTGGAGTTTGGAATTCTTGTCCAGGGAGATTCTTCTAAAATAATTCCTCCAAACTCTAATAATCCGAATAGTGCTGTATTTGATGTTACTGGAGACAAGAATACCTCTTACTCAATCTTACTTCCTACTCAAATGTCAATTAGTCTAAATGGATCAGGATCTAACCCTATTATTATCAATAACTTTAAGTCTGTGCCAGCTGCGGGGGCAAATGGATTGCTCGATAAGAAAGGTAGGCAAACTATTGGTATTGGAGCAACTCTTACAAGTATAAATGTAACTCAGCCTCCAGGGAATTATTTCGGAACTTTTACAGTGGATGTAATTTACTAG
- a CDS encoding serine protease, giving the protein MRQLNLIISLGLLLTLASCEDEVVKCQDTFQKDYNSLKQSFVDIYSPSTTTGEFKLFKQSISAFTAKYPEKCTVDGKVYDLTSDLNKFVQQSTVNELLSAKVIYGKDDRLDISASTDPRHQEWSKAVAVQISKSDIGTNGELSTETIQESMNLCPTEQFANQINPGRCSGFLVGKNILVTAGHCVENQADCNSYQWAFGFKEGVTKLAENQVYSCKKIISQQLSDSTKADFAVIELDRNVEDAKPLSFRTEGEVKKDDPITVMGHPSGLPMKVAAGANIRTNTNDWYFVGNLDTFGGNSGSPVFNTTTGIVEGILVRGETDYSWSSDGNGSSCRVVYQCKDDECRGEDVTRITKVTGLPKVASASSILAEFFENSTLTLSNKGIAFNVQVKLGDESYLAGTKFLDLCALHTASHDEPTNWLESSVVDCKEGREELLQVVEIFKN; this is encoded by the coding sequence ATGCGTCAATTAAATTTAATTATTTCACTAGGTTTACTTTTAACACTAGCTTCATGTGAAGATGAAGTTGTAAAATGCCAAGACACTTTCCAAAAAGACTATAATTCACTTAAGCAATCATTTGTGGATATTTACTCGCCAAGTACAACGACGGGAGAATTTAAACTCTTCAAACAATCGATTTCTGCATTTACTGCAAAGTATCCAGAAAAATGTACGGTAGACGGAAAAGTCTATGACTTAACTAGTGACTTAAATAAATTCGTTCAACAAAGTACTGTGAATGAACTTCTCTCCGCCAAAGTCATATACGGAAAGGATGATAGATTAGATATTTCGGCCTCAACTGATCCAAGACATCAAGAATGGTCAAAGGCCGTAGCGGTTCAAATCTCCAAAAGCGATATAGGAACCAATGGAGAACTCTCTACCGAAACAATTCAAGAAAGTATGAATCTATGCCCAACCGAGCAATTTGCGAATCAAATTAACCCAGGAAGATGTTCTGGCTTTCTTGTTGGAAAGAATATTCTTGTAACAGCAGGTCACTGTGTTGAAAACCAGGCCGATTGTAATAGCTACCAATGGGCCTTTGGTTTTAAAGAGGGTGTTACAAAGTTAGCGGAGAATCAAGTCTACTCTTGTAAGAAAATTATTTCTCAACAACTAAGTGATTCAACTAAGGCAGACTTTGCAGTCATTGAATTAGATAGAAATGTTGAAGACGCGAAACCACTTTCTTTTAGAACTGAAGGTGAAGTAAAGAAAGACGATCCAATAACAGTTATGGGTCACCCTTCAGGTCTTCCAATGAAAGTTGCCGCTGGAGCAAATATTAGAACAAATACCAATGACTGGTACTTTGTTGGAAATCTAGATACATTTGGAGGAAATTCAGGTTCTCCTGTTTTCAATACAACAACAGGTATCGTAGAGGGAATTCTCGTTCGAGGAGAAACTGACTACTCATGGTCAAGTGATGGTAATGGAAGTTCGTGTCGAGTTGTCTACCAATGTAAGGACGACGAATGTCGTGGAGAAGATGTAACAAGAATTACCAAAGTGACTGGACTTCCAAAAGTTGCTTCGGCATCTAGTATTCTTGCAGAATTCTTTGAAAACTCTACTCTCACACTCTCAAATAAAGGTATCGCCTTTAACGTACAGGTTAAACTAGGCGACGAAAGCTACCTCGCAGGAACGAAGTTTCTAGACCTCTGTGCTCTACACACGGCTTCACATGATGAGCCTACGAATTGGCTAGAATCTAGTGTTGTCGATTGTAAGGAAGGTAGAGAAGAGCTCCTTCAAGTTGTTGAGATCTTTAAAAATTAA
- a CDS encoding tRNA threonylcarbamoyladenosine dehydratase produces MSEENYRFSGISRLYGAQAPSALRSAHICVVGIGGVGSWTVEALVRSGIGRITMVDLDDICITNVNRQLHALDGNIGRLKVRALEERCLLINPDVKISAIEDFLTSSTVADILSEEFDYVVDAIDSLDNKAVLVDECLKRSIPIITIGGAGGKQDPTKILVDDLANSWNDRLLQRLRKKLRREYSYPTDRTPFNIKSVFLPELPFLAQDDGSVCQIRKEEQKSYRLDCYTGFGSAAFVTGTFGFVAASEVVKDICSKSSDFVKN; encoded by the coding sequence ATGAGTGAAGAAAATTATCGTTTTAGTGGAATTTCAAGATTGTATGGGGCACAAGCTCCTAGCGCTCTTCGTTCTGCCCATATCTGTGTCGTTGGAATCGGGGGCGTAGGATCATGGACCGTTGAGGCTCTTGTTCGCTCAGGAATTGGAAGAATCACAATGGTTGATCTAGATGATATTTGCATAACAAATGTTAATAGACAGCTTCACGCTCTCGATGGAAATATTGGAAGACTAAAAGTTCGGGCCCTTGAAGAGAGGTGCTTGCTCATTAATCCTGATGTGAAGATTAGTGCTATTGAAGACTTCTTAACGAGTTCTACTGTTGCAGATATTCTTTCAGAAGAGTTTGACTATGTCGTTGATGCTATAGACTCTCTCGACAACAAGGCAGTACTTGTTGATGAATGCCTAAAGAGAAGTATACCTATCATTACTATTGGTGGAGCAGGCGGGAAGCAAGATCCGACGAAGATCCTTGTGGATGATTTAGCGAACTCGTGGAATGACCGTCTACTTCAAAGGCTTAGAAAGAAGCTTAGAAGAGAGTACTCTTATCCAACAGATAGAACTCCTTTTAATATCAAAAGTGTCTTCTTACCTGAACTTCCCTTTCTGGCACAAGATGATGGAAGTGTTTGCCAAATAAGAAAAGAAGAGCAGAAAAGTTACCGTCTAGATTGTTATACAGGATTTGGAAGTGCTGCTTTTGTTACAGGAACTTTTGGTTTTGTTGCTGCTAGTGAAGTGGTGAAAGATATTTGTTCTAAGTCTTCAGATTTTGTAAAAAACTAA
- the rlmN gene encoding 23S rRNA (adenine(2503)-C(2))-methyltransferase RlmN produces MKYTPQLTSIYSLTLNELQNEFSRNSFKELGATELYRNLYKTFNSTLDNVPNIAENSIRFIKENYSLELPKISKIQKSDDLTVKFLMEMRDGYKVETVLIPFAKKYTICLSSQVGCAMKCSFCFTGKQGLARNLETHEIVGQYIIAYKWLRENRPEKIAPPNIVFMGQGEPLHNFDHVKKAIEIFLIAQGLHIGFRQITLSTAGYLPGLKRYSELPNINLALSLHSPVDEHRSTLIPLNKKFNLETLFKNLDEIKLLKRQFITYEYLLIKDLNDRDEDIELLAKWLVNRRSLINIIPFNEFPGTPYKRPTNERVLYFRDGLEKYGLNAKIRTTKGGDILAACGQLNTKEKLQEHSIF; encoded by the coding sequence ATGAAATACACACCACAGCTCACTTCCATTTATAGCCTAACCCTTAACGAGCTTCAAAATGAGTTTTCAAGGAATAGTTTTAAAGAATTAGGAGCCACTGAACTCTATCGAAACCTCTATAAAACCTTTAATTCAACGCTAGACAATGTTCCCAATATCGCTGAGAACTCAATTAGATTTATTAAAGAAAATTATTCTCTGGAGCTTCCAAAAATTTCAAAAATTCAGAAATCAGATGATTTAACAGTAAAGTTTCTCATGGAAATGAGAGATGGATATAAAGTAGAGACGGTTCTTATCCCCTTCGCCAAGAAGTATACTATTTGTCTCTCTAGCCAAGTAGGCTGTGCTATGAAGTGCAGTTTTTGTTTTACGGGTAAGCAGGGACTCGCCAGAAATTTGGAGACCCATGAAATAGTGGGACAGTATATTATTGCCTATAAGTGGCTCCGAGAAAATAGACCTGAAAAGATAGCTCCTCCTAATATTGTTTTCATGGGACAGGGAGAACCACTTCACAATTTTGACCATGTAAAAAAGGCCATTGAAATCTTTCTTATTGCTCAGGGACTTCATATAGGTTTTCGACAAATAACTCTTTCTACTGCGGGTTATTTACCCGGCTTAAAAAGATACTCAGAGCTTCCAAATATAAATCTTGCCCTATCTCTTCACTCACCAGTTGATGAGCATAGAAGTACATTAATTCCTCTAAATAAGAAGTTTAACCTTGAGACTCTTTTTAAGAACCTTGATGAGATTAAATTATTAAAAAGGCAATTCATCACCTATGAATATCTTCTGATTAAAGATTTAAATGATAGAGATGAAGACATTGAGTTACTTGCCAAGTGGTTAGTCAATAGACGCTCTCTTATAAATATTATTCCTTTTAATGAGTTTCCTGGTACTCCTTATAAGAGACCCACAAATGAAAGAGTTCTCTACTTTAGAGACGGCCTTGAGAAATACGGGCTAAACGCTAAAATTCGAACGACAAAGGGTGGTGACATATTGGCCGCCTGTGGACAACTAAACACTAAAGAGAAATTGCAGGAACACTCTATTTTCTAA
- a CDS encoding U32 family peptidase encodes MTKKPELLLPVGNIEMCQAAIHNGANAIYVGMPEFNARGRTTDHSFEQLEEIIKLCHTYDVKVHVAFNIVIFEQEIPRAMELLRKLLPLSPDAIIVQDLGLVKLIKEMAPWQIIHASTQMTVTNELAIEMTKDLDIERYVLGRENSLSEIKKIKENTDKELEVFVHGALCVAYSGQCFTSESIGGRSANRGQCAQSCRFEYDLIVDDKKVDLIDQKYLVSPQDLCGIDEVDQLREIGVDSLKVEGRLKSPLFVASVANSYRAAIDHQAPTKDLKEEMAITYSRGFFPGWLHGVNHQDLVDGTFGSNRGLKIGQVQEVRKNSVIIASDRNLEKGDGLLFASVSEPKKKETGGMIYDIRTLKNRRFEIYFQKDFKVSAIKEGYNIYQTSSPKITKDLSKSFTDKHSLLRRPIKVNLEAHCGQPLKLTASISEKVITITDELILEPSKNDVNIDSIKKEISALSATPFICESPKVELSEVPPFIPNKTLKKLRQRAISQLLEELTTAPVRDLNEVTLPSSKERLQERDSKIRLLLREISQLEEVLPLISSNQVIKERLDFIILDYEFGRDYQTSLDLLREYGIKSAIATNRILKPGEYHHLKLLLRIKPDVILVRNLGALQFIKEHDPEQEVIGDFSLNIANSVTASYLFKKGLSSLTPSYDLNRDQLLALIEHSENKNFEITVHQYMPSFHMEHCVYAAFLSNGKSFKDCGKPCEKHKVELHDSFGNKHFIKADSECRNTMYNATSISAPTLLKECEAIGVSLFRIEALHEDAKTIYNKLLAFTNLLSNQIEPAELNKELGLHENYGLSSGQIFKEDSYIDRKKF; translated from the coding sequence ATGACAAAGAAACCAGAACTCCTCCTCCCTGTTGGCAATATTGAGATGTGCCAGGCCGCTATTCACAATGGCGCAAATGCCATTTATGTGGGTATGCCAGAATTTAATGCTAGAGGAAGAACCACTGATCATAGCTTCGAGCAATTAGAAGAAATTATAAAACTCTGCCACACATATGATGTAAAAGTTCACGTGGCATTTAATATCGTTATATTTGAACAAGAAATTCCTAGAGCAATGGAGCTTCTAAGAAAGCTTCTTCCTCTTTCGCCAGATGCGATCATTGTACAAGACCTAGGCCTAGTAAAACTCATAAAAGAGATGGCGCCATGGCAAATAATTCACGCCTCAACTCAAATGACAGTGACCAATGAACTCGCCATTGAAATGACAAAAGACTTAGACATCGAAAGATATGTCCTTGGAAGAGAGAATAGTCTAAGTGAAATTAAAAAAATCAAAGAAAATACAGATAAAGAATTAGAAGTCTTCGTCCATGGAGCTCTCTGTGTTGCCTACTCAGGACAATGCTTTACAAGTGAGAGCATAGGTGGACGAAGTGCTAACCGCGGGCAATGTGCTCAGAGCTGCCGCTTTGAGTATGATCTCATTGTAGATGATAAGAAGGTTGATCTCATCGATCAGAAGTATCTTGTTTCTCCACAAGACCTCTGTGGAATTGATGAAGTCGATCAACTCAGAGAGATTGGCGTCGACTCCTTAAAAGTAGAAGGAAGACTCAAAAGCCCTCTCTTTGTTGCGAGCGTAGCAAATTCTTATAGAGCGGCGATTGATCATCAAGCTCCGACTAAAGATCTTAAAGAAGAAATGGCAATTACCTACTCTAGAGGATTCTTCCCAGGCTGGCTCCACGGAGTCAATCACCAAGACTTAGTTGACGGAACTTTTGGAAGTAATCGTGGACTGAAAATTGGTCAAGTTCAAGAAGTCAGAAAGAACTCAGTAATTATTGCTTCTGATAGAAATTTAGAAAAGGGAGATGGTCTTCTCTTTGCGAGCGTATCAGAACCAAAGAAGAAAGAAACTGGGGGAATGATTTACGATATTAGAACTCTTAAAAACAGACGCTTTGAAATCTATTTTCAAAAAGACTTTAAAGTGAGTGCTATCAAAGAAGGCTATAATATCTATCAAACTTCTTCTCCAAAGATTACAAAAGATCTAAGTAAGTCTTTTACTGATAAGCACTCCTTACTCAGAAGACCTATCAAAGTAAACTTAGAAGCTCACTGTGGACAGCCGTTAAAACTAACGGCCTCAATAAGTGAAAAAGTGATAACTATTACTGATGAATTAATTCTTGAGCCATCAAAGAATGACGTTAATATTGATTCAATAAAAAAGGAAATTAGCGCTCTAAGTGCTACTCCTTTTATCTGTGAATCACCAAAGGTCGAATTATCAGAAGTACCACCTTTTATTCCAAATAAGACTTTAAAGAAGCTTAGACAAAGAGCTATTTCTCAACTCTTAGAAGAGCTAACAACTGCTCCAGTGAGAGACTTAAATGAAGTAACTCTTCCCTCTTCAAAAGAGAGACTTCAAGAGAGAGATTCCAAGATAAGGCTCCTACTAAGAGAAATTTCTCAGTTAGAAGAGGTTCTTCCTCTAATAAGTTCAAATCAAGTAATAAAAGAGCGTTTAGATTTCATTATTCTAGATTATGAATTTGGAAGAGATTACCAAACATCTCTAGACCTCTTAAGAGAGTATGGAATAAAGTCCGCAATAGCGACCAATAGGATTCTAAAACCTGGTGAATATCATCATTTAAAGCTACTACTTAGAATTAAACCTGACGTTATTCTAGTGAGAAACCTAGGAGCTCTTCAGTTTATTAAAGAGCATGATCCCGAGCAAGAAGTGATCGGAGACTTTAGTTTAAATATTGCAAACTCCGTCACCGCATCTTACCTATTTAAGAAGGGACTAAGTTCTCTTACTCCTAGTTACGACTTAAATAGAGATCAACTTTTGGCCTTAATAGAACACTCTGAGAATAAGAACTTTGAAATAACAGTTCATCAGTATATGCCAAGCTTTCATATGGAACACTGTGTGTACGCAGCTTTTCTTTCAAATGGAAAATCGTTTAAAGACTGCGGGAAGCCTTGTGAAAAACACAAAGTCGAACTACATGATAGTTTTGGAAATAAGCACTTCATCAAGGCAGATTCCGAGTGCAGAAATACCATGTACAATGCCACTTCCATCTCTGCGCCTACTCTTTTAAAAGAATGTGAGGCCATTGGAGTGAGCCTCTTTAGAATTGAAGCTCTCCATGAAGATGCGAAAACTATTTACAATAAGCTCTTGGCCTTTACGAATCTATTATCTAATCAAATAGAACCAGCAGAGCTCAATAAAGAATTAGGTCTCCATGAAAACTACGGACTCTCATCGGGACAAATCTTCAAAGAAGATTCCTACATTGACAGGAAGAAGTTCTAG
- a CDS encoding DUF4402 domain-containing protein produces MKKTFKKVSTTMCLLGLSTAGLMSVDLAKAASDTAQALAVVTAAINISQVADLDFGSSVQGDAASTVAPGDATAAEFAVTGQASTAYTITLPADATVTMITGGGATADEQIAVNSFASTPAAGANGLLDGTGAQTLKVGATRAALSGTQTAGSYAANFTVDVVY; encoded by the coding sequence ATGAAGAAGACTTTTAAGAAAGTATCAACAACAATGTGTCTTTTAGGATTATCAACAGCGGGACTTATGTCAGTAGATTTAGCAAAAGCTGCTTCTGACACAGCTCAGGCCCTTGCTGTCGTTACAGCAGCAATCAATATTTCACAAGTTGCAGATCTAGATTTTGGATCTTCAGTTCAGGGTGATGCTGCTTCTACTGTAGCTCCAGGTGATGCAACTGCAGCAGAGTTTGCTGTTACAGGGCAGGCGAGTACTGCCTATACAATTACTCTACCGGCCGACGCTACTGTAACTATGATTACTGGTGGTGGTGCAACTGCTGATGAGCAGATTGCAGTAAACTCTTTTGCCTCTACTCCAGCAGCTGGAGCAAACGGATTACTTGACGGTACTGGTGCGCAAACTTTGAAAGTTGGTGCGACAAGAGCGGCCCTTTCGGGGACTCAGACTGCAGGGAGTTACGCAGCTAACTTTACTGTAGACGTTGTTTACTAG